The genomic interval TAAAGGTCCTGCAAGACACGCCTCCGCCTCACAATTTGAAGGAGGCCCAATGGCTGACCAGATGGACCACCGTGCTTTCAAGGTTCATCACTAAGACGTCCGATCAGAGTCTACCATTCTTCAAAGTACTGCGCCGGACTACAAGATTCCAATGGGATGCAGAGTGAGACTAGGCTTAcgaagagctcaaggagtatcttaactCCTTGCTCGTGCTAGCTAAGCCGAACGTCGGAGAGCCTCTTTGGATCTATTTGTTATCCATCGAGCATGCGGTCGGATCGACATTGGTTAAGCAGAATGGCCATGAACAATAGTctgtgtattttttaagtcatatattgaaagatgtcgaatctcgctacactggtatGAAAAAGTTAGCTTATGCTCTGGTGCTTGCCGCTTGGAGACTCCATCCATACTTTCATGCTCACTCGATCATCGCCATGACCAACAATACCTTAGCAAAAATCCTCCTCAACCTAGAAATGTCCGggcggctaatcaaatggacaattGAACTGAGcgagtttgatattcaatatctGTAACGTcacgacccctcggccccttgggcggccacactagcggcccaactggcagcccctgatggtcccttgggcggccacaatgacgacccaactggtgaccccttatgtcatcATCCGACTaccctcggccgtgtcgttactcacaaaGTCTTTCCACCCCTGTCCAGTGGATTTTTTCCTtccccactacaacaaaaatcctcatagacatcggttttccaccggtgtctattacattttcgaccgatatctatgaagccgatgtaaaaggtctgtcattttagacatcgggttaaaaccgatgtagtatcacttaacgacaccggtgttcgaatcggttattaaccggtgtagtatgacttaacgacaccgtttcatcaacggtgtaaaaccaatgtaatattatatgttaataacaccagttttggtagcggtatacgaccgatgtaatattagttaataacaccggttttacagcggtggaaaactgatgtaatatctgtattttttaacagcacattgatttccgaaacaatgaatacaataaccaaaaaaatacacaaatattcacaaattacacaaatattcttcattcaacaatatccataaaatacacaaatattcacaaattacataaataatcttcttacaacagtatccataaaatacacaaacattctttttacatcaaaaactaatagaTATTAGAATCAAggaagaacattcttttaacaacacatcaaggtagctagaaccgcacttcaaatgtaatctagcatgcattcaacccactcgaaccgcacttcattaatttcaactctggagtacttgacatttgtaaactgtaaaaatacataaataatatattagtaaagatgcaattttgaaagctggaaatggtaaagatgcaattttggaagctggaaatggtaaagatgcaattttgaaagctggaaatggtaaagatgcaattttgatttatttattttttttccaaatatctgCTCTAGCTCTAATGAGGCCAGTCTAGTTTTTCTGATCTCTATCCTTCTAACACTTCAAATAAGCATTTTGAAAGCTTTTCAGTCTGGTTTTGCAATGAGAACTACCAATAAACTAAATTTGGAATGCAAAATATCTAAACCAAAGAAAGTCCCTTTCTAATTGATACTtgaaacaaagataatctacaatactttatacaaagttaattcatgatcaggacccaataatccaccatatgttaaataactaaaataaatgtgtacatgtatcaaataaaatagaatactaagTTTTTAAAGACTGCTGTGGAAGACAATTGTTGATAATGCTTAATTCATTGAAGGATAATTGCACGCATCCGCATACACACCGATACACATATACATATACATATGCATATAATATGCAATTTAGAGGCCTACCAAAATGTATAAATGGCAAAGGCCACTGAacatacatacaaaattgtgaaaatttggcTGACTAGAAACTCCCCAAGTCAACCTTATTTTTGGAATGTATATGTGAATTCTTCAATGGCAATGGGCACAACTTTCCTCCTATTCGGAAATGATAAAACAGAAACTTGGATAGTATCGAGAAACActatagattgagatgataaaaaTACCTTGCAGAGGAAGAAGAATTTTGAATGTCTTTTAGAGGTGCACGGAGGACACTTGCACGGGCACTTGATTGAGTGTATCTGAAAGATGACATGAGCGCTACAAATATGCCCATTGATCTCTCCGCTACAGTTGTGTAGTTGTTCACATGTGAAATGTCACAACCGAATTTTCCTCCTTCCCTTACCATGGCGCCATTGTTGTTCAAACAAGACACTTGATTATCTGCAGAGTACCGGTATCATTAGTTTTATTTAGCATAAACCTTTTGACTGTGATTACTGTCTCCTTCGCTCGTTATAGAGTATTGCAAGCATAACAACTTTATCATCAACTGATGTGAATAACATAAACTTGGTTATGAAAGAAGTAGCTCGAACCTTCTCCATGATGAAATGAAGTCCTCGCATTCTTTGATGGCATATTTTCCTGATTCATTACTAAGATGGGTGGCTGATTTTCGTTATCCTCAGATAGTTTTCTTTTCTTGACAGGGTAGCCACCAGGAATACAATCATTATTTTCATTACCATCTGTGGCACCATCATTGGGTCGATGGAGACTATTGACATCTGATGGCTTATGCTTGAAGTATGAGCTTCTCACAATGACTTTTCTGTTTGTAGACATTCTTGTCTCGTCGACCACAGACGTTGCCTGGTGGACGTCTTTTCCTTGTGTGATGTTAAAAATGGCTTACATCTGGAGGAGGAAATTTGCGGACCTGTAAAGCCACCTGAAAGCCATGATCTCAGGCAAGTTTAATTATACTTACAgctaaaatcaaaactaacttaccATGTACAGTTAGCCTATTTTTGTCCTGTTTCTTGATTGGATTGAGGAACTTATCTTTCATCTGGTAAAAAACAAAGAGTTATACCGATTTTTTTGTTAAGAGAGTACTAAAGGAGCTCAAACATTATACCGTTTCCATTGCTGGTTCTGTAACATGACCTTCAGGACTAGAGCCATCCTTGTCATCTTGATCAACTGGACTGCTTTGAGTACTGCTCATATAACAAGTAGCATCTTTTGCTGAAGGAGGTGGTCCAGAGCTACAAGTTCCAGAGCTTGGAGAAGATGAATCTGGTGTTACCAGATCTTTCTGCATGactttcaacaaaggtaagaaaagaagccaaaaaaacTTATGAAAGACACTGGATCAGATCCAAGAGGTCATTCCATCAATTATTAAAGTCCAAGCCATCATGTCCTTCAGGAATTCCCAACAAGTACATGTGTATATTATCAATTCATACagaaaacacataaaaataaaacatgttcTGTACACTTTCAACAGAATATTTTGCATTGTTCAGTTTGAAAATTACCACACTATATCTATAGTTTAATTCAGTGTTCAAAAGAACAACTTTAATGAATGATTTTAATTATTTGGTTCAAATTGAAGCAACCCACATGTATGAAGGTTGATTTGCTTTTGTTATATTTCTTGATGAAAATGATTTAATTCAGTTGTATTAAGAGGTCTTGTTCAAATTGTACTACAGCCAGTTACAACTGAAAGAAATATTTCTTACGTGATTTCACTAGCAATCAATTTTCCGATTCTGAAACTAAGATTAAACCACGAAAACCCCAGCCATCAATTTGCAGCTTCTAAGTATCAAACTTAATGGCATAGAAACAAGGTAAACGTTGACATGAAAATTGATTGTGCTAATTATTTCAGATGGATCGCTTAAAAATCAATGTTCACTAAATGAACCTTTTATCCATTAGATTCTTTGATAAGCAAATaagaacttaaataaataaatcataaaataaaatttaagaaccATCAAAATGATAAAGATCTTAAAGAAGATGTTGTATGACATTCATCCATGAGACAGGGAATTTATCACATTctccaaacaaaaaaaattacaattagcGTGAGAAAATATAAAACAGAAAGTGTAGGATGACATAAATGAACAGAAAATTCCCAATTTCCCTTGCTATTCCGACTGCCTTCAAGAGTTAACACACCAATTGCTTGTAAAAGTTAATTTTCATAAATTGCAAATTGGTTGAACGTCAGTCACCATGAGCAAGACACAACACTGAGTTGGTCAAATACGCACCAGATGATGGTAATATTGAAGTTGGAATTAACATCAACGTGGCTTGAAGTGTTGACTTAGAACAATGAGCAGTCTTGTAACGTCTTCGCAATGCATATATTAgaaactaaattcaaaattcctCTACATAGTTAGGAAAGATTATTAACAATTTCATCATTGTCAAATATAAAGGCACCTTTTTTCCTGGCCTCACAAGGCGCAAGGCAACTTCTGCTGCTATATTGGCAGCATCAATCACATCTGCTGCTCTACCAATCACTGGTCCTTCCTGTATAACATGAGTGTGTGCCACCACAATAATAAACCCATCAATATGACACCCCATGTCACTGCAACATAGAGAAGATATTGCCTAAAAACCTCAGAAGAATTAAATCGTAGAGAGTCACAAAACAATCTAGATAATCAACATATACATTTTAACGATGTCATTTTTTTCCAGTACATTCTCGTCATTGCCAAGCTTAGCTTGAAATAACGGAATACAAGCATGATAGAGTGACAAGGGTCCCCACAGATCTGTCCATATGGCTTGAAATAAAGAGAAATAACCACTTAAATTAGAGGGATCAAACAAATTTATGAAGATAAAAAAATAACTACACAATAATGTCACAGCATAGAGAGTAACAAACTACTTGAATCATCAACTTTTTACTAAAATAAGGAAAGCCCTGGTGACCAGAAAAGTCCATAAATTAACACATCAAACTTTGTGATCTACTGCAGCCAAGACTAGAATCTAATTAACAAAATTAGTGTAATTATAAATTTGTCCATAAATAAGTCAATTCTCCAAATCAAGGATTACACATCAAACTTTGTGATCAAGTCTATTAATGCGGTCACTGATAAAAAAGAAAGTTCATAGGGTATCCATTAGTAGACATCTCTATGGCACAAGTTTGTTTTTGTTTGACGATAAAAAACCAGATAAAGATTTTTTAAGAtacaaaaaaattctataaacatGCAATTATTATCACAATAACTAGTAGTCATTTCATCAAAACaagatatttttttcaaattattccTGGCAAACCAGATCATCCAGAAGCAGTTCAATCTGAGGGAAGACGGGCAATAAAATCCAAGTACAAAACAATAATTTCCACAACCACCCTGCGTAATTGTCCAACTTCACCACCATAAAATTCCGTCCAGGTCAAGTGACTATATAACTAAAAAGCACGCATTCAGATCCACCTAAGAACAGTAGACAGTAAAATCCAAAACCCACAGAACCCTCTAAAATACGAACTTTTAAGCTCACATTCACTCAGATCTAGCATCCCCATGCGGGAGCATGCCCGCCTTCCCATCCTACTCGAAAGGAACAACATTTGTGCTATTGCAAACCCCTGAGTTGGAATCCCTACAGCCCGTGCAGAAAGATACAATTCGTACTGCGGATAAGGGGGAAAGATCTGTCCAAACCTCGGAGCGAAGAAGCAGGCGCGAGATCGAACCTGTCGGAGGTTGACGGCCGATCAAAGGAGACAGGAAATGAGCTTAACCTGCAAAGGATCGCACAAAAATGGGggcagagaaagagagagagaggcgaGAGCATGCACTGAGATACCAAAAACACTGTACTAGACTAGAAAGCATGCATACTCTCTGATGAAGGAGTCGCCTTTCTCGAATAGATCAACAACCTTAGCTTTGGGCTTGCACTGAGATACCACCAATTGAAGGGCCTCTGCACATGATAATAGATTAAATCTGTAACGAGTAACATCTTCACTAAACGAAGAAAGGCAAAGAAAGGTTGGGGAACATTACTGTTAACAATCTCTACCGCGGTCTTGTACTTGGTAACAACGTCTGGGAAAGTGAGATCCAACTCCTTCTCCTCCCTCGCTTCGTCATCCAACATTTCGCTAAAACCTTAAATCCTAAACGCCAAAACAAAAGAGGTAAAATAAGGGAGAATGGATCGGAATACGCATGAGATGGATTAATACctggaaaatgaaaatgaaatggaaagtagCAATAGTTAGGAAGGTTTCCTCGTATCGAAAAAAACCCTATCAGAGCGACGGTAGCGTCGACACTGGAATGCGAAAAAgggctcctcttctcacccaaagggaggagttggaggagatgcggtgtggttggacggagaagcaagggtgtcgtgtgttgatcctgatcgggagaggaaggggagtcgatctaggaaggggaagagggagatgaggctgagagagatggccagcggcgaggaggaaagtggtggcggTGTTGCGAGTATACGGTGGACGacgcgatatagatttaggtttggagggaagagtgaagtgtttcaaattttggctaagtattggtggaaaagttatattattttagtttggttcatagacatcgggttttaaaaaaccgatgttaaaatcagtgtctattaacaaaaaaaaaggcgctcatagacatcgcctaaaaaaacGATGTCTATGTGaaaaaatctgcgctcatagacaccgatttttggaaaaaccggtgtaaaatactcaaagacatcggtttttgcttaaaaccgttgttgttccactgatgtctatgagggtttttgttgtagtgccctaagattcgaactctagacctccaggctaagtactagagttcgtgaatcctggtagccaagtggaAATGTACAATataaaaggctgaagagaactgtactcaccagagcctcctatcagaataattaggtcgtcagaccgaaagtatcataaatcctgtatgcatgtcaaacatatgcatctatccaaatgcaacatataagtgcaacaaacacaatcagtaaatacataaatgcatatgatgccaatgatgggtcctggtcacccctgacgccagtcagccatctcacacacgatggtgagaccgagtggctagggctgtgacaaccgtgcactctgccatcactactcctgatgagtgaccgagtggacgggatgctgtcggagtacacctatcctcctaccccaaatcataagtgggggagcgcaatgctctcatctcccggtacatgatgacggggagggatccctgacgtgctaccacactacatcacactacccatgagcggaccaacggagcaccgacagagcaaaactgacgtgctaccacgctgcgtcacgctacccatgagcggaccagcggagcaccgatAGGGAtgaaactagcgatgtgctcaacaataatggagtagactatcgcgcagcatgcaataatgcggatgatgcatgacactaagcatgagaGAATCCTGaatagcatagcaatatccatatatatataaaatgtgtaccataggacaatgaaccaaaccaaaggtacacagaccaaataaggtataaaaacctagatcctgaacataataaacacatggttgtgtcactacccctctaagcatgtataatcaggtaggaacttgttaggatgtatactaaaagcctagcttttggtataaacatttatctagaaataagaatcacattggtcaaatgtctacatttatgataaatctaattgttcaattaatttatattgtagataacatggtgtgtggtgtcacacacagaagatcatgttatcggttccttataaattataaacagtagctcacgaccaagatggaaaggaacaaaccattggaaggtcgtagtgtaattaggtattagtttatcttaactatataattacactagtacacttagagtatattgagtaggaccatttgaggtcgtttcttttatactgactttataaaggaacaaagacctcagttattatggaagtgtgtgctcttaatcctaatataataacaagcacatatatttgatatttatttctttaatttatcaatgggtgagatttagtt from Zingiber officinale cultivar Zhangliang chromosome 6B, Zo_v1.1, whole genome shotgun sequence carries:
- the LOC121989124 gene encoding ERBB-3 BINDING PROTEIN 1-like isoform X2, coding for MLDDEAREEKELDLTFPDVVTKYKTAVEIVNKALQLVVSQCKPKAKVVDLFEKGDSFIRELSSFPVSFDRPSTSDRFDLAPASSLRAIWTDLWGPLSLYHACIPLFQAKLGNDENVLEKNDIVKIDMGCHIDGFIIVVAHTHVIQEGPVIGRAADVIDAANIAAEVALRLVRPGKKKDLVTPDSSSPSSGTCSSGPPPSAKDATCYMSSTQSSPVDQDDKDGSSPEGHVTEPAMETMKDKFLNPIKKQDKNRLTVHGPQISSSRCKPFLTSHKEKTSTRQRLWSTRQECLQTEKSL
- the LOC121989124 gene encoding ERBB-3 BINDING PROTEIN 1-like isoform X1, with product MLDDEAREEKELDLTFPDVVTKYKTAVEIVNKALQLVVSQCKPKAKVVDLFEKGDSFIRELSSFPVSFDRPSTSDRFDLAPASSLRAIWTDLWGPLSLYHACIPLFQAKLGNDENVLEKNDIVKIDMGCHIDGFIIVVAHTHVIQEGPVIGRAADVIDAANIAAEVALRLVRPGKKKDLVTPDSSSPSSGTCSSGPPPSAKDATCYMSSTQSSPVDQDDKDGSSPEGHVTEPAMETMKDKFLNPIKKQDKNRLTVHGGFTGPQISSSRCKPFLTSHKEKTSTRQRLWSTRQECLQTEKSL